The following are encoded together in the Xanthomonas sacchari genome:
- a CDS encoding HPr family phosphocarrier protein: protein MLERELLVSNRLGLHARATAKLVQTLSSFRCNATLAAKGREVNAKSIMGVMLLAAAQGTPVTVRVDGADEAEALKAVVDLFERRFDEDS, encoded by the coding sequence ATGCTTGAACGCGAACTGCTGGTCTCCAACCGCCTCGGCCTGCATGCCCGCGCCACTGCCAAGCTGGTGCAGACGCTGTCTTCGTTCCGCTGCAATGCCACGCTGGCGGCCAAGGGCCGCGAGGTCAACGCCAAGAGCATCATGGGCGTGATGCTGCTGGCCGCCGCGCAAGGCACGCCGGTGACGGTGCGGGTGGACGGCGCCGACGAAGCCGAGGCGCTCAAGGCCGTGGTCGACCTGTTCGAGCGGCGCTTCGACGAGGACAGCTGA
- a CDS encoding PTS sugar transporter subunit IIA — MACGILLITHPGIGAALLSVATRLLRQLPLKTEAFDVPFDADLDALLPQASAALRRVDDGDGVLVVTDLYGASPSNLAARLARLGTPVRRVSALSLPMLLRIMNYPEQGLEQLPATAAAGSRNGVVIDDA; from the coding sequence ATGGCCTGTGGCATTCTCCTCATCACCCACCCCGGGATCGGCGCCGCGCTGCTGAGCGTGGCGACCCGGCTGTTGCGGCAATTGCCGCTGAAAACCGAAGCGTTCGACGTGCCGTTCGATGCCGACCTCGACGCGCTGCTGCCGCAGGCGTCTGCGGCGTTGCGGCGGGTGGACGATGGCGATGGCGTGCTGGTGGTGACGGATCTGTACGGGGCCAGCCCGAGCAATCTCGCCGCGCGGCTGGCGCGCCTGGGCACGCCGGTGCGGCGCGTCTCGGCATTGAGCCTGCCGATGCTGCTGCGGATCATGAACTACCCCGAACAAGGACTGGAGCAGTTGCCCGCGACCGCCGCCGCCGGCTCGCGCAACGGCGTGGTGATCGACGATGCTTGA
- a CDS encoding amino acid permease, whose amino-acid sequence MPHPSAPVPSAAAPALRHALKPRQLIMMGLGSAIGAGLFLGSGVGVHAAGPAVLISYLVAGALVIIVMNALGEMAAAKPASGAFSVYATDAMGPTAGATVGWLWWLQLVIVIAAEAVGAAGLLATVWPGLPVPAAAIAFMAAFTAINLLGVRNFGEFEFWFAILKVAAIVGFILVGIALLAGWLPGVPSPGLSNVTGNGGFAPKGLAGIGAALLVVVFAFGGTEIVAVAAAETADPERSIARAIRTVAWRILVFYIGSLSVIIAVVPWQSKALSSPFAAVLQVANIPGAATGITLIAVIALLSALNANLYGASRMIFSLAQRGEAPRALAASSRQQVPWLAVLASVLFGFVAAVLELLYPNRVLPVLLNIVGATCLLVWTISLLSQLILRARADRAGTRLPFRMRGYPLLTVLALAILALIFGLLVASPDTRTQFLSMAALTAVIAVVSGVARRLRAG is encoded by the coding sequence CCTGCGCCACGCGCTGAAACCACGGCAACTGATCATGATGGGCTTGGGCAGCGCGATCGGCGCCGGCCTGTTCCTGGGCTCCGGCGTCGGCGTGCACGCGGCAGGGCCGGCGGTGTTGATCTCCTACCTGGTCGCCGGCGCGCTGGTGATCATCGTGATGAACGCGCTGGGCGAGATGGCGGCGGCCAAGCCGGCCAGCGGCGCGTTCTCGGTCTATGCCACCGACGCGATGGGGCCGACCGCCGGCGCCACCGTGGGCTGGCTGTGGTGGCTGCAACTGGTGATCGTGATCGCCGCCGAGGCGGTGGGCGCGGCCGGCCTGCTGGCGACGGTGTGGCCGGGCTTGCCGGTGCCGGCGGCCGCGATCGCGTTCATGGCCGCGTTCACCGCGATCAACCTGCTGGGCGTGCGCAACTTCGGCGAGTTCGAGTTCTGGTTCGCCATCCTCAAGGTAGCGGCGATCGTCGGTTTCATCCTGGTCGGCATCGCCTTGCTGGCCGGCTGGCTGCCTGGTGTCCCCTCGCCGGGCCTGTCCAACGTCACCGGCAACGGCGGCTTCGCGCCGAAGGGCCTGGCCGGCATCGGCGCGGCGCTGCTGGTGGTGGTGTTCGCCTTCGGCGGTACCGAGATCGTGGCGGTGGCCGCGGCCGAGACCGCCGATCCGGAGCGCAGCATCGCCCGTGCCATCCGTACCGTCGCCTGGCGCATCCTGGTGTTCTACATCGGCTCGCTGAGCGTGATCATCGCGGTGGTGCCATGGCAGAGCAAGGCGCTGAGTTCGCCGTTCGCCGCGGTGCTGCAGGTGGCCAACATCCCCGGCGCCGCCACCGGCATCACCCTGATCGCGGTGATCGCGTTGCTGTCGGCGCTCAACGCCAATCTGTACGGCGCTTCGCGGATGATCTTCTCGCTGGCCCAGCGCGGCGAAGCGCCGCGCGCGCTGGCCGCGTCCAGCCGCCAGCAGGTGCCGTGGCTGGCGGTGCTGGCCAGCGTGCTGTTCGGCTTCGTCGCTGCGGTGCTGGAGCTGCTGTATCCCAACCGGGTGCTGCCGGTGCTGCTGAACATCGTCGGCGCCACCTGCCTGCTGGTGTGGACGATCTCGCTGCTGTCGCAACTGATCCTGCGCGCGCGCGCCGACCGCGCCGGCACCCGCCTGCCGTTCCGCATGCGCGGCTATCCGCTGCTCACCGTGCTGGCGCTGGCGATCCTGGCGCTGATCTTCGGCCTGCTGGTGGCCTCGCCGGACACCCGCACGCAGTTCCTGTCGATGGCGGCGCTGACCGCGGTGATCGCCGTGGTCAGCGGCGTGGCGCGGCGGCTGCGCGCGGGGTAG
- a CDS encoding prolyl oligopeptidase family serine peptidase, producing MSMRSLLLLLCLSMVGCSSLPSDPATGHFVSRQLTLDGRIYRYQVFVPAPAHRQGPVPVVLFLHGSGERGDDGRDQTTSGLGPYLRRHLADFPALVVMPQAPDGEEWNGANATMALQALDDSSAEFNGDPQRTYLTGMSMGGYGTWEIALKQPQRFAALVPICGAILSPHEDREYLVVTPVAYLADPYSALAQRLRHVPVWIFHGAQDDVVLPHDDRKIVRAFKNLDADVRYTEYPQGNHNAWDATYRDPKMWQWLFAQKRSDAGNETTAEK from the coding sequence ATGTCGATGCGTTCGTTGCTGCTTCTGCTGTGCCTGTCGATGGTCGGCTGCAGCAGTTTGCCCAGCGACCCGGCCACCGGCCACTTCGTCAGCCGCCAGCTCACCCTCGATGGACGCATCTACCGCTACCAGGTGTTCGTGCCGGCGCCGGCGCATCGCCAGGGCCCGGTGCCGGTCGTGCTGTTCCTGCACGGCTCTGGCGAGCGCGGCGACGACGGCCGCGACCAGACCACGTCCGGCCTGGGCCCCTACCTGCGCCGCCACCTGGCCGATTTCCCGGCCCTGGTGGTGATGCCGCAGGCGCCCGACGGCGAGGAATGGAACGGCGCCAACGCGACCATGGCGCTGCAGGCGCTGGACGACAGCAGCGCCGAGTTCAACGGCGACCCGCAACGCACCTATCTGACCGGCATGTCGATGGGTGGCTACGGCACCTGGGAGATTGCCCTGAAGCAGCCGCAGCGCTTCGCCGCGCTGGTGCCGATCTGCGGCGCGATCCTGTCCCCGCACGAGGACCGCGAATACCTGGTGGTGACGCCGGTGGCCTATCTGGCCGATCCCTACAGCGCGCTGGCGCAGCGCCTGCGGCACGTGCCGGTGTGGATCTTCCACGGCGCCCAGGACGACGTGGTGCTGCCGCACGACGACCGCAAGATCGTGCGTGCGTTCAAGAACCTCGACGCCGACGTGCGCTACACCGAATACCCGCAGGGCAACCACAACGCTTGGGATGCCACCTACCGCGATCCGAAGATGTGGCAGTGGCTGTTCGCGCAGAAGCGCAGCGACGCCGGCAACGAGACCACCGCCGAGAAGTAA
- the ptsP gene encoding phosphoenolpyruvate--protein phosphotransferase: MSVRIAGHGASRGNALGRARVRLPHALEVAEQRIGAAQIPEELDRLHRAVDAAREEMHGLRQRLHGALAKEVGEFLDLHALLLDDPELLHGLDELIRTGRYSADYALRLQRDRLATVFDDMEDAYLKSRMDDLDHVIGRIHAFLQKRQPDSEGLAGEILVCENVAPSELAQLQAQGVVGIVTSAGSTLSHSAILARSLHLPLVVGVADALQKINDGDVLIVDGTQGAVLVDPTPDDLRDYRSRVREQARLQRGLSKLRSKPSRTRDGVDITLLANAESRDDVTRAHALGADGLGLYRTEFLFLQRDALPDEEEQFHTYRDAVLGMSGRPVTIRTLDLGADKADRTGLTMSNEENPALGLRGVRLSLARPKVSDTQLRALLRASAYGPVRVLVPMVSAREELLAMRRHLKRIAAQLRRDGHAIAEQVQLGAMIEVPAAALALDTFIDVIDFLSIGTNDLVQYLLAADRNNEAVAELYSPLHPAVLRLIAQVIATGQAHGKPVAVCGEIAGDPALTPMLLALGLREFSLHPATMLEVRQVIRDTDLQALRQRGAKLLQARDRKGIERWLGCAIG, encoded by the coding sequence GTGAGCGTGCGCATCGCCGGCCATGGCGCCTCGCGCGGCAATGCCCTGGGCCGGGCGCGGGTGCGCCTGCCGCATGCGCTGGAGGTGGCCGAGCAACGCATCGGCGCCGCGCAGATCCCCGAAGAACTCGATCGCCTGCACCGCGCGGTGGACGCCGCGCGCGAGGAGATGCACGGCCTGCGCCAGCGCCTGCACGGCGCCCTGGCCAAGGAGGTCGGCGAATTCCTCGACCTGCACGCGCTGCTGCTCGACGACCCGGAACTGCTGCACGGCCTGGACGAACTGATCCGCACCGGCCGATACAGCGCCGACTACGCGCTGCGTCTGCAGCGCGACCGCCTGGCGACCGTGTTCGACGACATGGAGGACGCCTACCTCAAGAGCCGCATGGATGATCTGGACCATGTGATCGGGCGGATCCATGCGTTCCTGCAGAAACGCCAACCGGACAGCGAAGGCCTGGCCGGCGAGATCCTGGTGTGCGAGAACGTGGCGCCGTCGGAACTGGCGCAACTGCAGGCGCAAGGCGTGGTCGGCATCGTCACCAGCGCCGGCAGCACCTTGTCGCACAGCGCGATCCTGGCGCGCAGCCTGCACCTGCCCCTGGTGGTCGGCGTCGCCGACGCGCTGCAGAAGATCAACGACGGCGACGTGCTGATCGTCGACGGCACCCAGGGCGCGGTGCTGGTCGACCCGACCCCGGACGACCTGCGCGACTACCGCAGCCGCGTGCGCGAGCAGGCCAGGCTGCAGCGCGGCCTGAGCAAGCTGCGCTCCAAGCCCAGCCGCACCCGCGACGGCGTGGACATCACCTTGCTGGCCAACGCCGAGTCGCGCGACGACGTCACCCGCGCGCATGCGCTGGGCGCCGACGGCCTGGGCCTGTACCGCACCGAATTCCTGTTCCTGCAGCGCGACGCCCTGCCCGACGAGGAAGAACAGTTCCACACCTACCGCGACGCGGTGCTGGGCATGAGCGGGCGGCCGGTCACCATCCGCACCCTGGACCTGGGCGCGGACAAGGCCGATCGCACCGGCCTGACCATGAGCAACGAAGAAAACCCGGCACTGGGGCTGCGCGGCGTGCGCCTGTCGCTGGCCCGGCCTAAGGTCTCCGACACGCAGCTGCGTGCGCTGCTGCGCGCCTCCGCGTACGGGCCGGTGCGGGTGCTGGTGCCGATGGTCAGCGCGCGCGAGGAACTGCTGGCGATGCGCCGCCATCTCAAGCGCATCGCCGCGCAGTTGCGCCGCGACGGCCACGCCATCGCCGAGCAGGTGCAACTCGGTGCGATGATCGAGGTACCGGCGGCGGCGCTCGCCCTGGACACTTTCATCGACGTCATCGACTTCCTGTCGATCGGCACCAACGACCTGGTGCAATACCTGCTTGCCGCCGACCGCAACAACGAGGCGGTGGCCGAGCTGTATTCGCCGCTGCATCCGGCGGTGCTGCGCCTGATCGCGCAGGTGATCGCCACCGGCCAAGCCCACGGCAAACCGGTGGCGGTGTGCGGCGAGATCGCCGGCGACCCGGCGCTGACGCCGATGCTGCTGGCGCTGGGATTGCGCGAGTTCAGCCTGCACCCGGCGACGATGCTGGAAGTGCGCCAGGTGATCCGCGACACCGACCTGCAGGCCCTGCGCCAGCGCGGCGCCAAACTGCTGCAGGCCCGCGACCGCAAGGGCATCGAGCGTTGGCTGGGCTGCGCGATCGGGTAG
- a CDS encoding arsenic transporter, whose protein sequence is MSMPVAHTANLATWSICALATAGVIARPFKLPEACWAVGGALLLMVLGLMPGGEAWQAVLKGLDVYLFLIGMMLLSETARAEGLFDWVAMHAVNLAKGSTQRLFALVFGVGIVVTAFLSNDATAVVLTPAVYAAARKAGAKPLPLLFACALIANAASFVLPISNPANLVLYGGKMPTLGAWMAAFALPSLLAIGVTFVMLRWAERKDLTGHCAARVDTVPLTRGGTFALVGILATAVLLVGVSALGLDLGLPTCLAGLATLGVVCLGGRQSPLPMAKAVSWSVLPLVAGLFVLVEALSRTGVIGLLARTLADAAAHSPQATAGVAGTLLAFGSNLMNNLPAGLIASTTVAQAQPPQLVVDALLIGVDLGPNLSITGSLATILWLTAIRREGEDVGFWRFLKVGALVMPPALLCALGARLLLG, encoded by the coding sequence ATGAGCATGCCCGTCGCGCATACGGCCAATCTCGCCACCTGGAGCATCTGCGCGCTGGCCACCGCCGGCGTGATCGCGCGGCCGTTCAAGCTGCCCGAGGCGTGCTGGGCGGTGGGCGGCGCGCTGCTGCTGATGGTGCTGGGGCTGATGCCCGGCGGCGAGGCGTGGCAGGCGGTACTCAAGGGCCTGGACGTGTACCTGTTCCTGATCGGCATGATGCTGCTGTCGGAGACCGCACGCGCCGAAGGCCTGTTCGACTGGGTGGCGATGCATGCGGTGAACCTGGCCAAGGGCTCGACCCAGCGCCTGTTCGCATTGGTGTTCGGCGTCGGCATCGTGGTCACCGCGTTCCTGTCCAACGACGCCACCGCGGTGGTGCTGACCCCGGCGGTGTACGCGGCCGCGCGCAAGGCCGGCGCCAAGCCGCTGCCGCTGCTGTTCGCCTGCGCGCTGATCGCCAACGCCGCCAGCTTCGTGCTGCCGATCTCCAACCCCGCCAACCTGGTGCTGTACGGCGGCAAGATGCCGACCCTGGGCGCGTGGATGGCCGCGTTCGCGCTGCCGTCGCTGCTGGCGATCGGGGTGACCTTCGTGATGCTGCGCTGGGCCGAGCGCAAGGACCTGACCGGCCATTGCGCCGCGCGCGTGGACACGGTGCCGCTGACCCGCGGCGGCACCTTCGCCCTGGTCGGCATCCTCGCCACCGCGGTGCTGCTGGTCGGCGTCTCCGCGCTGGGCCTGGACCTGGGCCTGCCGACCTGCCTGGCCGGCCTGGCGACGCTGGGCGTGGTCTGCCTGGGCGGCCGGCAGTCGCCGCTGCCGATGGCCAAGGCGGTGTCGTGGTCGGTGCTGCCGTTGGTGGCCGGCCTGTTCGTGCTGGTGGAGGCGCTGTCGCGCACCGGCGTGATCGGCCTGCTCGCGCGCACCCTGGCCGACGCTGCCGCGCACTCGCCGCAGGCCACCGCCGGCGTCGCCGGCACCCTGCTGGCGTTCGGCTCCAACCTGATGAACAACCTGCCGGCCGGCCTGATCGCCAGCACCACCGTCGCTCAGGCGCAGCCGCCGCAGCTGGTGGTGGACGCGCTGCTGATCGGCGTGGATCTGGGGCCGAACCTGTCGATCACCGGCTCGCTGGCGACCATCCTGTGGCTGACCGCGATCCGCCGCGAAGGCGAGGACGTGGGCTTCTGGCGCTTCCTCAAGGTCGGCGCGCTGGTGATGCCGCCGGCGCTGCTGTGCGCCCTGGGCGCACGCCTGCTGCTGGGCTGA
- the mgtE gene encoding magnesium transporter gives MADAVRHDKTARQLRMLSDALDSGRLGPVRRLVNTLAPAEIGNLLESLPPGKREVVWGLVDPEDDGEVLVHVGEEVRESLLADMDPDEIVAAVEDLDIDDLANLVEDLPDTVIDEVLKSMDRENRERLEQVLSYPEDSAGRLMNPDVVTVRADVNVDVVLRYLRLRGELPDHTDHLFVVSRRHQYLGRVSLAALVTHEDSTPINRLIDDEQPAIDVGEGADEVARQFSDHDWISAPVVDDNNILLGRITIDDVVDIIRDQAEHQAMSAAGLDEDEDLFSPVRRAFRRRLLWLTINLGTAFIASSVVGQFEGTIAKLVALAALMPIVAGMGGNAGTQVLALMVRGLALGQIGASNVIVLLRKELSVALINGLALGIGLGLIVLLWFKQPLLSLVIGSALTINLLTAALGGVLVPLTLKRLGFDPALAGGVILTTLTDVMGFLSFLGLATLVLL, from the coding sequence ATGGCCGACGCCGTCCGCCACGACAAGACCGCGCGGCAGCTGCGCATGCTGTCCGACGCGCTGGACAGCGGGCGCCTCGGCCCGGTGCGGCGCCTGGTCAATACGCTGGCGCCGGCCGAGATCGGCAACCTGCTGGAGTCGTTGCCGCCGGGCAAGCGCGAGGTGGTGTGGGGGCTGGTCGATCCGGAGGACGACGGCGAGGTGCTGGTCCACGTCGGCGAGGAAGTGCGCGAGAGCCTGCTCGCGGACATGGACCCGGACGAAATCGTCGCCGCGGTCGAAGACCTGGACATCGACGACCTCGCCAACCTGGTCGAGGACCTGCCGGACACGGTCATCGACGAAGTGCTCAAGTCGATGGACCGCGAGAACCGCGAGCGGCTCGAGCAGGTGCTGTCGTATCCCGAGGACAGCGCCGGGCGCCTGATGAACCCGGACGTGGTCACCGTGCGCGCCGATGTCAATGTCGACGTGGTGCTGCGCTACCTGCGCCTGCGCGGCGAATTGCCGGACCACACCGACCACCTGTTCGTGGTCAGCCGCCGCCACCAGTATCTGGGGCGGGTGTCGCTGGCGGCACTGGTCACCCACGAGGACTCCACCCCGATCAACCGGCTGATCGACGACGAGCAGCCGGCCATCGACGTCGGCGAAGGCGCCGACGAGGTCGCGCGGCAGTTCTCCGACCACGACTGGATCTCCGCGCCGGTGGTGGACGACAACAACATCCTGCTCGGCCGCATCACCATCGACGACGTGGTCGACATCATCCGCGACCAGGCCGAGCACCAGGCGATGAGCGCGGCCGGCCTGGACGAGGACGAAGACCTGTTCAGCCCGGTGCGGCGCGCGTTCCGGCGCCGCCTGCTGTGGCTGACGATCAACCTCGGCACTGCCTTCATCGCCTCCAGCGTGGTCGGCCAGTTCGAAGGCACCATCGCCAAGCTGGTGGCGCTGGCCGCGTTGATGCCGATCGTGGCCGGCATGGGCGGCAACGCCGGCACCCAGGTGCTGGCGCTGATGGTGCGCGGCCTGGCCCTGGGCCAGATCGGCGCCTCCAACGTGATCGTGCTGCTGCGCAAGGAGCTGTCGGTGGCGCTGATCAACGGCCTGGCGCTGGGCATCGGCCTGGGCCTGATCGTGCTGCTGTGGTTCAAGCAGCCGCTGCTGTCACTGGTGATCGGCTCGGCCCTGACCATCAACCTGCTCACCGCCGCGCTGGGCGGCGTGCTGGTGCCCCTGACGCTCAAGCGCCTGGGCTTCGACCCGGCCCTGGCCGGCGGGGTGATCCTGACCACGCTGACCGACGTGATGGGCTTCCTCAGCTTCCTCGGCCTGGCCACCCTGGTTCTGCTGTAG